A single region of the Gemmatimonadales bacterium genome encodes:
- the leuD gene encoding 3-isopropylmalate dehydratase small subunit, with the protein MRPFTVHTGRAAALPRVNVDTDQIIPKQFLKRVERTGFGEFLFNDWRHRPDGTPDPAFELNHPRARGATILVAGENFGCGSSREHAPWALGEYGFRAILAPSFADIFYNNCCQNGLLPVRLTPEEIATLLARAAAPAAAGGYTVTVDLEACRVTDPTGFVADFAMDPYRRGMLLAGLDEIGMTLREEPRIAAYERRLVSAQNQT; encoded by the coding sequence ATGAGGCCATTTACCGTGCACACCGGGCGCGCGGCGGCACTGCCGCGCGTGAACGTCGACACCGATCAGATCATTCCGAAGCAGTTCCTGAAGCGCGTCGAGCGCACCGGATTCGGCGAGTTCCTGTTCAACGATTGGCGGCATCGCCCGGATGGCACGCCCGACCCGGCATTCGAGCTGAACCACCCGCGTGCGCGAGGCGCCACCATCCTCGTCGCGGGTGAGAACTTCGGCTGCGGGTCGAGCCGCGAGCATGCCCCGTGGGCGCTCGGCGAATATGGTTTCCGCGCTATCCTCGCGCCTTCGTTCGCCGACATCTTCTACAACAACTGCTGCCAGAACGGGCTGCTCCCGGTGCGACTCACGCCGGAGGAGATCGCAACGCTCCTCGCCAGGGCTGCCGCGCCCGCTGCCGCGGGCGGCTACACCGTCACGGTGGATCTCGAGGCGTGCCGTGTCACCGACCCGACCGGCTTCGTAGCCGATTTCGCGATGGATCCGTATCGCCGAGGAATGCTGCTCGCGGGGCTTGACGAGATCGGGATGACGCTCAGGGAGGAGCCGCGGATCGCCGCGTACGAGCGGCGGCTCGTCAGCGCGCAGAATCAGACGTGA
- the ilvB gene encoding biosynthetic-type acetolactate synthase large subunit, producing MGEPNTGAPLTGAQILCRVLEEEGVELLFGYPGGAIMPFYHALPEFPGLRHVLVRHEQAAAHAADGYARASGRPGVCVATSGPGATNLVTGLATAHMDNSPVVALTGQVPRAMIGRDAFQETDIIGITQPITKHSALVGDVSELADTVREAFAVAREGRPGPVLVDVPKDVQSQKAMYSGCPRSDARPGRSGAKPTPARWLDQPREAGLRHAAWLIAEARRPLILAGHGILLSGAYAELRRLAELTGIPVITTLLGISGFPEAHPLHLGMPGMHGEVHVNRAIQHADLLIGVGLRFDDRVTGNTAQFAPRAKIVHIDLDPAEIGKNVPVTLGIVGDAREVLAQLVDAVRPRACDAWHAEIAGFATNRREQYRGDLSPESILRTLDDVTAGRCTVVSDVGQHQMWVAKLFPYQQPNSHITSGGLGTMGFAVPAAMGVHCARPGEPVWAISGDGGFQMNMQEMATMVQEKIPVKMAIFNNGYLGMVRQWQQFFHGRRYSATPIWSPDYVKLAEAYGIAGWRVEDASCTEEALGRAMRHDGPTVVEFLIEQEANVFPMIPPGASLSEPIEAEPAPTPAAEPPLVSA from the coding sequence ATGGGTGAGCCGAATACGGGCGCACCGCTCACCGGTGCGCAGATCCTCTGCCGGGTGCTCGAGGAGGAGGGCGTGGAGTTGCTCTTCGGCTATCCGGGCGGCGCCATCATGCCGTTCTACCATGCGCTGCCCGAGTTCCCCGGTCTCCGGCACGTGCTGGTGCGGCACGAGCAGGCGGCCGCGCACGCCGCCGACGGCTACGCGCGCGCGAGCGGCCGCCCCGGCGTGTGCGTCGCCACATCGGGCCCGGGCGCGACGAACCTCGTGACCGGGCTTGCGACTGCGCATATGGACAACTCGCCGGTTGTCGCGCTCACGGGCCAGGTACCCCGCGCCATGATCGGCCGCGACGCATTTCAGGAAACCGACATCATCGGAATCACCCAGCCGATCACCAAGCACAGCGCCCTGGTGGGCGATGTCTCCGAGTTGGCGGACACCGTGCGCGAGGCGTTCGCGGTGGCGCGCGAGGGGCGCCCGGGGCCGGTGCTCGTTGACGTGCCGAAGGACGTACAGAGCCAGAAGGCGATGTATTCGGGATGCCCCCGCTCTGACGCGCGCCCCGGCCGGAGCGGCGCCAAGCCGACGCCCGCGCGGTGGCTCGACCAGCCGCGTGAGGCCGGGCTGCGCCATGCGGCATGGCTCATCGCCGAGGCGAGGAGGCCCCTCATCCTGGCGGGCCACGGCATTCTGCTGAGCGGCGCGTACGCCGAGCTGCGGCGGCTCGCCGAGCTCACCGGCATCCCGGTCATCACCACGCTCCTCGGCATCAGCGGCTTCCCCGAGGCGCACCCGCTGCACCTTGGCATGCCGGGGATGCACGGCGAGGTTCACGTGAACCGCGCCATCCAGCACGCCGACCTGCTCATCGGCGTGGGCCTCCGGTTCGATGACCGGGTCACCGGCAACACGGCGCAGTTCGCGCCCCGTGCCAAGATCGTGCACATCGATCTGGATCCGGCGGAGATCGGGAAGAATGTCCCGGTGACGCTCGGCATCGTGGGCGATGCCCGCGAGGTGCTGGCGCAGCTGGTGGATGCGGTGCGCCCGCGCGCATGCGACGCATGGCACGCCGAGATCGCGGGCTTCGCGACCAACCGCAGGGAGCAGTATCGGGGCGATCTCTCACCCGAGTCGATCCTCCGCACGCTCGATGACGTCACCGCCGGCCGCTGTACCGTCGTATCCGACGTGGGGCAGCATCAGATGTGGGTGGCCAAGCTCTTTCCCTACCAGCAGCCCAATTCGCACATCACGTCGGGCGGGCTCGGCACGATGGGCTTCGCGGTCCCGGCGGCGATGGGCGTCCACTGCGCGCGGCCCGGTGAGCCGGTGTGGGCGATTTCGGGCGACGGTGGATTTCAGATGAACATGCAGGAGATGGCGACGATGGTGCAGGAGAAGATCCCGGTGAAGATGGCGATCTTCAACAACGGCTATCTCGGCATGGTGCGGCAGTGGCAGCAGTTCTTCCATGGGCGCCGCTACTCCGCGACGCCGATCTGGAGCCCCGACTACGTGAAGCTGGCCGAGGCATACGGCATTGCGGGCTGGCGGGTGGAGGATGCGTCCTGCACGGAGGAGGCGCTCGGCCGCGCCATGCGGCACGACGGACCTACGGTAGTCGAGTTCCTGATCGAGCAGGAGGCAAACGTTTTCCCGATGATTCCGCCGGGAGCGTCCCTCTCGGAGCCGATCGAAGCCGAGCCGGCGCCCACGCCGGCCGCGGAACCGCCGCTCGTCTCCGCATGA
- the ilvN gene encoding acetolactate synthase small subunit: MMPAQTLSVLADQELVTLNRAVGMLRRRNLPITSIAVGSSATPGVARLTIMLETDEATADRMARQLHKVVGVHEAVAYPAREGIARELALVKVRVAPRRYAELLDVALLYKATIADESADSIIFEVSGSDAFVLSFLRALERFEVLELARSGAVALERDATPGIPLPMSSETVS, translated from the coding sequence ATGATGCCGGCGCAGACGCTCTCGGTGCTGGCCGACCAGGAGCTGGTGACGCTCAACCGGGCCGTCGGAATGCTCCGGCGGCGCAACCTTCCAATCACGAGCATCGCGGTGGGGTCGAGCGCCACGCCCGGTGTTGCGAGGCTTACGATCATGTTAGAGACCGACGAGGCGACCGCGGACCGGATGGCGCGCCAGCTCCACAAGGTTGTGGGCGTGCATGAGGCCGTCGCTTATCCGGCGCGCGAGGGCATTGCACGCGAGCTGGCGCTGGTCAAGGTGCGGGTGGCACCGCGCCGCTATGCGGAGCTCCTCGACGTGGCGCTCCTCTACAAGGCGACCATCGCCGACGAGTCGGCCGACTCGATCATTTTCGAGGTGAGCGGCTCGGACGCATTCGTGCTTTCGTTCCTGCGTGCGCTGGAGCGGTTTGAGGTGCTCGAGCTCGCGCGCAGCGGGGCCGTCGCGCTCGAGCGCGACGCCACCCCCGGCATCCCTCTTCCCATGTCTTCGGAGACGGTATCATGA
- the leuB gene encoding 3-isopropylmalate dehydrogenase: MSTCTIAVLPGDGIGPEVTAEAVRVLRAVAELFDHRFETPEFPIGARAYRELGDPFPPATRAAVGDADAVLLGAVGDPAMDQAPRQHRPEAGLLALRKSLGAFANLRPVAVHPGLAHASPLRPERLAGVDLLIVRELTGGLYYGEPRGRDDVAAVNTLRYTVGEIERVARVAFEAARTRRRQVTSVDKANVLEVSQLWRETLTRIGAEYPDVRLEHLYVDFAAMRLVAQPAAIDVLVTENMFGDILSDEAAVLAGSLGLLPSASLGGGAGLFEPVHGSAPDIAGTGIANPIGAIASAALLLRHGLGLTEAADLVEGAIRRVLDEGVRTRDLARPGEPSVGTREFGALVVRALIAPAAAKSGRSVAK, from the coding sequence ATGAGCACCTGCACCATCGCCGTGCTCCCCGGCGACGGCATCGGGCCCGAGGTGACGGCGGAGGCCGTTCGGGTGCTCCGGGCCGTGGCGGAACTGTTCGATCATCGATTCGAGACGCCCGAATTCCCGATCGGCGCGCGCGCGTACCGTGAGCTTGGCGACCCCTTCCCGCCGGCCACGCGGGCCGCCGTCGGGGATGCGGATGCCGTGCTCCTCGGCGCCGTCGGCGATCCGGCGATGGACCAGGCGCCACGCCAGCATCGGCCCGAGGCCGGGCTCCTGGCACTGCGCAAGTCGCTCGGCGCCTTTGCCAACCTGCGGCCGGTGGCGGTGCACCCGGGGCTCGCGCACGCCTCGCCGCTCCGGCCCGAGCGACTCGCCGGCGTCGACCTGCTGATCGTGCGTGAGCTCACCGGCGGACTCTACTACGGAGAGCCTCGCGGGCGCGACGATGTCGCCGCAGTCAACACGCTGCGCTACACGGTCGGGGAGATCGAGCGGGTGGCGCGCGTCGCATTCGAGGCCGCGCGGACCCGCCGGCGCCAGGTGACCTCCGTCGACAAGGCCAACGTGCTCGAGGTTTCCCAGCTCTGGCGCGAAACCCTGACCCGCATCGGAGCCGAGTATCCCGACGTGAGGCTGGAGCACCTCTACGTGGACTTTGCCGCGATGCGGCTCGTGGCGCAGCCGGCCGCCATCGACGTGCTGGTCACAGAGAACATGTTCGGCGACATCCTGAGCGACGAGGCCGCGGTGCTCGCCGGCTCCCTCGGTCTCCTGCCGTCGGCATCGCTCGGCGGCGGCGCGGGCCTGTTCGAGCCGGTCCACGGCTCCGCGCCTGACATTGCGGGAACGGGCATCGCCAATCCGATCGGAGCGATCGCGTCGGCGGCGCTGCTGCTTCGTCACGGCCTCGGCCTGACCGAAGCGGCGGACCTGGTAGAGGGCGCCATCCGGCGGGTTCTCGACGAGGGTGTCCGCACCCGCGACCTCGCGCGCCCAGGCGAGCCGAGCGTCGGCACGCGTGAGTTCGGCGCGCTGGTTGTACGGGCTTTGATTGCGCCGGCGGCTGCAAAGAGCGGCCGATCCGTCGCGAAGTAG
- the ilvC gene encoding ketol-acid reductoisomerase → MNAPAPSVRVYYDRDADRARLAGRRFAVIGFGSQGHAHALNLRESGAKVVVGLRPGGESWARAQAAGLDVRPVAEAAAAADTIVLLVPDQDMRAIYERDVAPGMRSGDTLMFAHGFNIHYGEIVPPEGVDVSMVAPKSPGHLVRSEFEAGRGVPGLVAVHQDASGQALANALAYASGIGCTRAGVIETSFREETETDLFGEQAVLCGGATALIKAGFETLVAAGYSPEMAYFECLHELKLIVDLMYRGGMQFMRYSISDTAEYGDYTRGPRLITDETRAEMQRILGEIQDGRFAREWLAENRAGRRNFDRMRQEDRDHTIEVVGEKLRAMMPWSEEGKAADRSNAPTAGAADAAPHTGGAADRQTARPADRVTASR, encoded by the coding sequence ATGAACGCCCCCGCGCCGTCGGTGCGAGTCTACTACGATCGGGACGCGGACCGCGCCCGACTCGCCGGCCGCCGCTTTGCGGTGATCGGGTTCGGCAGTCAGGGTCATGCCCACGCGCTCAACCTGCGGGAGAGCGGGGCGAAGGTCGTCGTGGGGCTTCGGCCCGGCGGCGAATCCTGGGCGCGCGCGCAGGCAGCCGGCCTCGATGTGCGGCCTGTCGCCGAGGCCGCCGCGGCGGCCGACACCATCGTGCTGCTCGTGCCCGACCAGGACATGCGGGCGATCTACGAGCGCGACGTGGCTCCCGGCATGCGTTCCGGCGACACGCTGATGTTCGCCCACGGGTTCAACATCCACTACGGCGAGATCGTGCCGCCGGAGGGCGTCGATGTGTCGATGGTGGCGCCCAAATCGCCGGGGCATCTCGTGCGGAGCGAGTTCGAGGCAGGACGCGGGGTACCGGGGCTCGTCGCAGTCCATCAGGACGCGAGCGGGCAGGCGCTCGCCAACGCGCTGGCGTACGCATCGGGCATCGGCTGCACTCGCGCCGGCGTGATCGAGACGAGCTTCCGCGAGGAAACGGAGACCGACCTTTTCGGCGAGCAGGCGGTGCTCTGTGGCGGCGCCACCGCGCTCATCAAGGCCGGGTTCGAGACGCTGGTCGCGGCGGGCTACTCGCCCGAAATGGCGTACTTCGAATGTCTCCACGAGCTCAAGCTCATCGTCGACCTGATGTATCGGGGCGGCATGCAGTTCATGCGCTACTCGATCAGCGACACGGCCGAGTACGGCGACTACACCCGCGGGCCGCGGCTCATCACCGATGAGACCCGGGCCGAGATGCAGCGCATCCTCGGCGAAATCCAGGATGGGCGCTTCGCCCGCGAGTGGCTCGCGGAGAATCGCGCGGGGCGGCGCAACTTCGATCGCATGCGGCAGGAAGACCGCGATCACACCATCGAGGTGGTGGGCGAGAAGCTCCGGGCGATGATGCCGTGGTCGGAGGAAGGGAAGGCGGCGGATCGGTCAAACGCGCCGACGGCCGGTGCGGCGGATGCCGCGCCGCACACCGGCGGCGCCGCCGACCGCCAGACCGCCCGCCCGGCCGATCGCGTCACCGCCTCGCGATGA
- a CDS encoding APC family permease has product MSADAAREPLPSPIATSADASVQAKRGLRRVMGLSDVVLFFIAAVVGPRWIAVAAAAGPSSLVVWFIAGLTFFIPHAFTVIELSSRYPEQGGIYVWSKRAFGDFAGFLTGWMYWTSNLVYFPGLLYFAAGNALFIGGASWQALSGSATYFIIASLVMLAVAVGLNLIGLDVGKWLQNAGAFGTWIPVAILVVLGGFAWIHFGAAAPINPHTLAPSFRLKDLVFWSTLAFGFGGLESASLMSEEIHDARRTVPRAIVIAGVMIAAIYILGTLAIVLALPPGEATGLQGIMQAVQQTARRGGVAGIAPVVALLITIGSIGGVGAWTASTARLPFVAGIDSYLPPVFGRLHPKWATPYVAMLVQAVVAGCFAVLGQAGASVKNAYDFLVSMGVISFFIPYLFMFASLIRVQSVPAPPGTQRVPGGSGVARVLGGLGFLVTAGSIVLSFIPAADDPHPTLTVVKIAVATSIVVGTGALLYARGRRHV; this is encoded by the coding sequence ATGAGCGCGGACGCCGCACGCGAGCCGCTCCCGTCGCCGATCGCGACGTCCGCCGACGCCTCCGTCCAGGCCAAGCGCGGCCTCCGCCGCGTGATGGGGCTGAGCGACGTCGTGCTCTTCTTCATCGCGGCGGTCGTCGGCCCGCGCTGGATCGCGGTCGCCGCGGCGGCCGGGCCGAGCTCGCTCGTAGTATGGTTCATCGCCGGACTCACGTTCTTCATCCCGCACGCGTTCACCGTCATCGAGCTCTCGTCCCGCTATCCGGAACAGGGCGGCATTTACGTCTGGAGCAAGCGCGCATTCGGTGACTTCGCGGGCTTCCTCACCGGCTGGATGTACTGGACCAGCAACCTCGTCTACTTCCCCGGCTTGCTTTACTTCGCCGCCGGCAACGCGCTCTTCATCGGCGGCGCCAGTTGGCAGGCGCTGTCCGGCTCGGCGACGTACTTCATCATCGCGTCGCTGGTGATGCTCGCCGTTGCCGTGGGGCTCAACCTGATCGGCCTTGATGTCGGCAAGTGGCTGCAGAATGCCGGCGCGTTCGGCACCTGGATTCCGGTCGCGATTCTGGTCGTGCTGGGCGGATTCGCGTGGATCCATTTCGGCGCCGCCGCGCCGATCAACCCGCACACGCTCGCGCCCAGCTTTCGGTTGAAGGACCTGGTCTTCTGGTCCACGCTCGCCTTCGGCTTCGGCGGCCTCGAGTCGGCGTCGCTCATGAGCGAGGAGATCCACGACGCTCGGCGCACCGTGCCGCGCGCCATCGTGATCGCCGGCGTGATGATAGCCGCCATCTACATCCTCGGCACGCTGGCCATCGTGCTCGCGCTTCCGCCCGGCGAGGCCACGGGGCTGCAAGGGATCATGCAGGCGGTGCAGCAGACGGCCCGGCGCGGCGGCGTGGCGGGTATCGCGCCTGTCGTGGCGTTGCTCATCACGATCGGCAGCATCGGCGGGGTGGGTGCGTGGACGGCGTCGACCGCGCGGCTCCCGTTCGTGGCCGGCATCGACAGTTACCTGCCACCGGTGTTCGGGCGCCTCCACCCCAAATGGGCCACGCCGTACGTGGCGATGCTGGTCCAGGCCGTGGTCGCCGGTTGCTTTGCGGTGCTCGGGCAGGCGGGGGCCTCGGTCAAGAACGCCTATGATTTCCTGGTGAGCATGGGCGTGATCTCGTTCTTCATTCCCTACCTTTTCATGTTCGCCTCGCTCATCCGGGTGCAGAGCGTACCGGCCCCGCCGGGCACACAGCGCGTGCCCGGCGGATCGGGAGTGGCACGGGTGCTGGGCGGGCTCGGATTCCTGGTCACGGCCGGGTCGATCGTGCTCTCGTTCATTCCCGCGGCCGACGATCCGCACCCGACGCTCACGGTGGTGAAGATCGCCGTGGCAACGTCCATCGTGGTGGGCACCGGCGCGCTGCTCTACGCGCGGGGACGACGTCACGTCTGA
- a CDS encoding 2-isopropylmalate synthase — protein sequence MEPHMVKDVIIFDTTLRDGEQAPGNSLAPEEKLRLARQLDALGVDVIETGFPAASEGDFRSVRDIVAEVRRPVLAALARCTERDIDLAGDALHGAERARLHVFLSTSDLHLREKLRVSRDEALAMVRAGVRRALRYTDDVEFSAEDASRTDPDFLCRVVELAIAEGATTINLPDTVGYATPAEYGAMFRSVRERAPGADRVTFSAHCHDDLGLAVANSIAAIQAGCGQVECTINGIGERAGNAALEEIVIAGLIRPQLGFRTNIVTQEIYRTSQLLSYLTGVFPQPNKAVVGRNAFAHESGIHQHGMLRNGQTYEIIRPEMVGIPKCTLILGKHSGRHALEQRYRELGYDLGDAKLNDIYAQFTALADRKREILDEDLLALLHESFHDAPEEYQLVHLRVVCGSVPASAEVRLTGPWAGERASTGTGDGPIAAAFTAISEILERPVEVISLQLRSVTPGRDSVGQVFLQARVDGKSLSGQGASTDVVEASARALIHALNKARHADRLEATALNSSYLWGV from the coding sequence ATGGAGCCGCACATGGTGAAAGACGTGATCATCTTCGACACGACCTTGCGGGACGGGGAGCAGGCGCCGGGCAACAGTCTCGCGCCGGAGGAGAAGCTCCGGCTCGCGCGCCAGCTCGACGCCCTTGGCGTGGACGTGATCGAGACCGGCTTCCCGGCGGCCTCGGAGGGCGACTTCCGCAGCGTGCGCGACATCGTGGCGGAGGTCCGGCGCCCGGTGCTCGCGGCGCTGGCTCGGTGCACCGAGCGGGACATCGACCTCGCCGGCGACGCGCTCCACGGCGCTGAGCGGGCCCGGCTGCACGTCTTTCTCTCCACCTCCGACCTGCACCTGCGGGAAAAGCTCAGGGTGAGCCGCGACGAGGCGCTCGCGATGGTGCGCGCGGGCGTCCGGCGCGCGCTCCGGTACACCGACGACGTGGAGTTCTCCGCCGAGGACGCGAGCCGCACCGATCCAGACTTCCTGTGCCGTGTGGTCGAGTTGGCCATCGCCGAGGGCGCCACGACGATCAACCTGCCCGATACCGTGGGCTATGCCACGCCGGCCGAATACGGCGCCATGTTCCGCTCGGTGCGGGAGCGGGCGCCGGGCGCTGACCGCGTCACCTTCAGCGCGCACTGCCACGACGACCTGGGCCTCGCCGTCGCCAACTCCATCGCCGCAATCCAGGCGGGGTGCGGCCAGGTCGAGTGCACCATCAACGGCATCGGCGAGCGGGCCGGCAACGCGGCGCTCGAGGAGATCGTGATCGCCGGGCTGATTCGCCCGCAGCTCGGCTTCCGCACCAACATCGTGACGCAGGAGATCTATCGGACGAGCCAGCTCCTCTCGTACCTCACCGGCGTCTTCCCCCAGCCGAACAAGGCCGTGGTGGGCCGGAACGCCTTTGCGCACGAGTCCGGCATCCACCAGCACGGGATGCTGCGCAATGGACAGACCTACGAGATCATCCGGCCGGAGATGGTCGGCATTCCCAAGTGCACGCTCATTCTTGGCAAGCACTCGGGCCGGCACGCATTGGAGCAGCGCTACCGCGAGCTGGGGTACGATCTCGGCGACGCCAAGCTCAACGACATCTACGCGCAATTCACCGCGCTGGCCGACCGGAAGCGCGAAATCCTGGACGAGGATCTCCTCGCGTTGCTCCACGAATCGTTTCACGACGCGCCGGAAGAGTACCAGTTGGTGCATCTCCGGGTCGTGTGCGGCAGCGTTCCGGCGAGCGCCGAGGTGCGGCTCACCGGCCCATGGGCGGGGGAGCGCGCGTCCACCGGCACGGGCGACGGCCCGATCGCCGCGGCCTTCACCGCGATCAGCGAAATCCTCGAGCGCCCGGTGGAGGTGATCAGCCTGCAGCTCCGCTCGGTGACCCCGGGGCGCGATAGCGTGGGGCAGGTCTTCCTGCAGGCGCGGGTGGACGGCAAGTCGTTGAGCGGCCAGGGGGCGTCGACCGACGTGGTCGAGGCGAGTGCGCGCGCGCTCATCCATGCCCTCAACAAGGCGCGCCACGCGGACCGGCTCGAGGCGACGGCGCTCAATTCCTCCTACTTGTGGGGCGTGTGA
- the leuC gene encoding 3-isopropylmalate dehydratase large subunit, whose amino-acid sequence MTARTLFEKVWAPHVVHQPADGPALLYIDLHLVHEVTSPQAFDGLRLAGRRVRRPERTLATVDHNISTGDRSLPIADPVSARQVSALERNAREFAVELFGLGSPGQGIVHVIGPEMGATQPGMTIVCGDSHTSTHGAFGALAFGIGTSEVEHVLATQCLVQARPRTMEVRFTGRPAAGVTAKDLILALIGTIGTGGAAGYVIEYTGDAVRALSMEGRMTVCNMSIEAGARAGMIAPDDVTFAWLEGRARAPGGTAWREAVAEWRELATDAGARYDRVVELDTRALAPQVTWGTNPGMVGDITARVPSPDAFAAEGDRRAVERALEYMGLAPGTPLEGVPVDRVFVGSCTNGRLDDLRAAARVIEGRRVAPGVRAMAVPGSMRIKTDAEREGLDRIFRAAGFEWRNAGCSMCLGMNDDVLGVGERCASTSNRNFEGRQGKGGRTHLMSPEMAAAAAIAGALTDVRELLA is encoded by the coding sequence ATGACCGCCCGGACGCTGTTCGAGAAGGTCTGGGCTCCGCACGTCGTGCATCAGCCGGCCGACGGCCCGGCGTTGCTCTACATCGATCTGCACCTGGTGCACGAGGTCACCTCACCGCAGGCGTTCGACGGGCTCCGGCTCGCCGGGCGCCGGGTACGGCGGCCCGAACGTACGCTCGCGACGGTCGACCACAACATTTCGACCGGCGACCGCAGCTTGCCGATTGCCGATCCCGTGTCCGCTCGCCAGGTCTCCGCGCTGGAGCGGAACGCGCGCGAGTTCGCGGTCGAGCTGTTCGGGCTCGGCTCCCCGGGGCAGGGCATCGTGCACGTGATCGGCCCCGAGATGGGCGCCACGCAGCCCGGGATGACGATCGTCTGCGGCGACTCGCATACGTCGACCCACGGCGCGTTCGGCGCGCTCGCCTTCGGCATCGGCACGAGCGAGGTCGAGCACGTGCTCGCCACCCAGTGCCTGGTGCAGGCGCGGCCACGCACGATGGAGGTGCGTTTCACCGGGCGGCCCGCTGCCGGCGTTACGGCGAAGGATCTGATCCTCGCGCTCATCGGGACGATCGGCACCGGCGGCGCGGCTGGGTACGTGATCGAGTACACCGGCGACGCGGTCCGCGCGCTCTCGATGGAAGGCCGGATGACCGTGTGCAACATGTCGATCGAGGCGGGCGCGCGCGCCGGCATGATCGCGCCGGATGACGTGACGTTCGCATGGCTCGAAGGGCGGGCCCGCGCTCCCGGCGGTACTGCGTGGCGCGAGGCCGTGGCCGAGTGGCGCGAGCTCGCGACCGATGCCGGTGCGCGCTACGACCGCGTAGTCGAGCTCGACACGAGGGCGCTCGCGCCGCAGGTCACCTGGGGCACCAACCCCGGCATGGTCGGAGACATCACGGCCCGGGTGCCGAGCCCCGATGCGTTCGCCGCGGAGGGCGACCGCAGGGCCGTCGAGCGCGCGCTCGAATACATGGGGCTCGCCCCCGGCACGCCGCTCGAGGGCGTGCCGGTCGATCGCGTCTTCGTCGGCTCCTGCACCAACGGACGGCTGGACGATCTGCGAGCCGCCGCGCGCGTTATCGAGGGCCGCAGGGTGGCACCCGGCGTCCGGGCGATGGCCGTACCCGGCTCGATGCGGATCAAGACGGACGCCGAGCGCGAGGGACTTGACCGGATCTTCCGGGCGGCGGGCTTCGAGTGGCGCAACGCGGGCTGCTCGATGTGCCTCGGCATGAATGACGACGTGTTGGGGGTCGGCGAGCGCTGCGCATCGACGTCCAACCGCAACTTCGAGGGACGGCAGGGCAAGGGCGGCCGGACCCACCTGATGAGCCCCGAGATGGCCGCCGCGGCCGCCATTGCTGGCGCGCTTACCGACGTGCGGGAGCTCCTGGCATGA